CACGCTGTCCTGAATGTAAAGTAACAGTGGAGCATCTTGAAGACAAAGAAGCTCTTGCAGCAGCGGTAAACAATGCAGATATCGTAATCAATGCTACAATCATGGGAATGAAACCTCATGAAGACGTAACATTAATCGATAAATCTTTATTCCGCAAAGACTTAGTTGTTGCTGATACAGTTTACAATCCTGAAAAAACAAAGATGATTCTTGAAGCGGAAGAAGTTGGATGTCAGGCAATCGGCGGAAAAGGAATGCTTTTATATCAGGGTGTTGTTAACTACAGTCTGTTTACAGGAAAAGATTTCCCAATCGAGGAATATCAGAAATTCCAGGCAGAACAGGGAAAATAATTTAAAATTAAATCATCAGTTGTCATTCACTGTTTGGATACAGTGAATGACTGACGATGAGTTAATATAGCAGCATTTTAAAATTACATTTAAATTTAGAGGAGAAAATGTATGAAAGCGAAAAAATATATCTGGTCAATGATCTGTGTGTACATGGCTTATTTGACACATGGTATGCAGGCACTTATTTTTTCACAGAATCAGGTAAACTTTGCAACAAAATGGGGATTTGATATGTCTAATCCGGAATCTGCAGCGTACGCAGCAGGTGTTGCAGCCGTTTCTACAGCAATCGCATGGACTGGATTTGGTAAATTCATTTCTGTATGGATTGGTGGAGAGATTTCTGACCGTGTCGGCCGTAAGAAGTTAATGATTGGTGGAGCAATTCTTTATATCATCTGCTTCGCAACAATGTTTGTAACGAACAATGCAACTGTAGCTGCAATCATGGGCTTATTAGGTGGTATTGCTACATCTGGTTTCTGGGATGCATCCGGATATCCAGCAGTACAGGAAGCATATCCTGCAGCACCAGGTTCCGCATTAATTATGATTAAGTTCTTCGTAGCGTTATCAAGTATCTTCTACCCACTGATCTGCGTACAGACAGCAGCAGCAGGTAACTGGAAGATTAACATTGTAATTCCTTTAGTATTATCTTGTGTTGTATTGGTATTTGCATGTATCGCAAGATTCGTTTATGATGATGAAAAAGCAGCAAACGCTGGCGCAGGAAGCGACAAGAGAGCTGACCAGGCTGAAATCGATGCAGCAAAAGCAAGACAGCTTGTTGCACCTGGAAAGTTTACAGCATTCCTCACATATTTCTATGCATTCTTAGTAATGGCAGTTATGTATGGTGCTCAGCAGTATACAAAAGCGTTCGGTCTTGCATACTGTGGACTTAGCGAAATGCAGGCAGCATCTATGACAACAATGTATCAGGTTGGTTCTATCGTTGCCGTAGCATTCTGGGCTGTAATGATGAGTAAATTAAAATGGCATCCGTTAAAAGTATTGATCGTTGACGCGGTTATCACAGCAGGCTCCCTTTTAGCAGTACTTTTAGTACATCAGGTAGCAATCGTTTATATCGCAATCTTAATTCTTGGATTTGGTTGTGCCGGTGGTGCTTTACAGACAGGTCTTTCTGTATTACAGGAATTCGTACCTGGACCAAAAGGACGTAACACAGGTATCTACTATACATTTATGGGCGCTGCTTCTTATCTTATGCCTGTAATTGTAGCAAAATTAACAGTCATTTCCGGCGAAAGTAAAGCAGTATACACATTAATGACTCTCATGTTTATCTTAGCAGTAGTTCAGGTAGTAGCAACACTGTACCTCATCTTAAGATACAAGAAGGTATTTGGAACTACTCCATTAGCAAAAGCGGAATAAAGTTTAAGATAAATAGCGATTTTAAAGTAATTATTTTAAATCCTTGTGAAGTTGTTTTAAATAGTTATGGGAATTTAGATGATTACAACTAAAAGCAAATGGTAATTAGCCTGTATATAGTTTATACTATATACAGGCTCACCATGTTTTTAGCTGTTTATTTTTTTAATATCATTAGTTAAAAAATAAACAAAAACCTATTAAAACCTGCAAATTCATAGAATGTATCTATAAATACTAACCGATGCACAAAAGGGGAGTCCAATCTTTGTCTGAGATAAACGCTCCGCGAGGATGCGCAGTGATTCTGTAAAGAATATGTCAGCTTACGCTGACCAGAATCACGCGCCAAGTCTCGCGGCGGCTCGACTTGAATTGTAAGTATTTTAGAAGATATCTATGGTAAGTCTGTTGTAGTAATACACTGCTGTTTTAATTTTATTTTCTGAAAAACAGATGTAGACCGAAATAGATTGAAACAAAGGATATTTTTGTTTTTTGGTGTGTTAGTACACAAGTATTAGAAGAGGAGATATTTTTATGAAGGTATTAAAGTGGCTGGATAATAATTTGGAACAGGCCATACTCCTGATGTTATTGTGTGGAATGACAATCGTTATGGGAGGGCAGATTATTGCCAGATATGCTTTTTCAGCTTCCCTGTCCTGGTCTGAGGAGATCACGAGATATATGTTTATTATTTCTGGTTTTATCAGTGCCAGTTATTGTATTAAGAACGGTTTATCCGTTAAGATTGACCAGTTAGTAGGTATGCTTCCGGGCAAAGGAGTTCATTATATGCGACTGGTAAGTTATCTTATACAGTTACTCTTTTTTGCTTATCTGGTTCCTTTTGCATGGAAATATGTAAAAGCAGGAATGGCAAGTGGACAGTTAAGTCCAGCTTGTGGAATTCCAATGTACCTGATTCAGTCATTCACAGTAATCAGTTTTGTTTTATGCTGTATCCGTCTGATTCAGAAGTTTATACAGCGAGTTGAGATCATTACAGGAAAAAGAGAAGCGGAGGAGAAATAAAGAATGTCACCATTAGTAGTATTTATATTATTCTTTGTATGTTTATTAATAGCGATTCCAATCTCTGTATCCCTTGGTTTGGTTGCAGTATTACCGGGAGTATTTGATCCGTCTTTTACAGCAAGTGCTTCCTACGTTATCCGTTCTATGTTTGGTGGAATCGATAGTTTCCCACTCCTTGCAGTACCGATGTTTATTTTATCCGGTATTATTATGGCAAGAGGTGGAATTTCTAAGAGGTTATTTGATCTCTTTTCATATTTCATTGGAAAACGTACAGCAGGTCTGCCATGTGCAGCAGTAATAACCTGTCTGTTTTATGGAGCAATCTCTGGTTCGGGAATTGCCACAGTTGCTGCAGTTGGCAGTATGACAATCCCTCTGTTAGTAGAGCTTGGCTACGATAAAAAGTTCTGTACTGCCTTAGTTGCAGTTGCAGGAAGTCTTGGTGTTATTATTCCACCAAGTATTCCATTTATTATGTATGGTATGGCATCAGGGGCATCTGTAAGTGACATTTTCCTTGCAGGAATTGTTCCGGGAGTTCTTATCGGACTTCTTTTAATGGTATATGCCGTATTTTATTGTAAGAAACATGGAGAAGATAAAGAAAAGATTAATGCAAAGATCGATGATCTTCATGCACAGGGATTATGGAAAGTATTTAAGAGCAGTTTCTTTGCAGTGCTGTCTCCAGTCATCATCCTTGGATGTATTTACTCAGGTGTTGCCTCGCCTACAGAAGCAGCCGTTATCTCTGTATTCTACTCACTGATCGTCAGTATTTTCATTTATAAATCACTTCCGATTAAGAAAGTTTACGATGTATTTGTAGAAGCAGTAAGAACATATGCACCAATCTTATTTATTTTAGCAGCATCCATAGCATTCTCCAGAGTACTTACACTGATGCAGGTTCCACAGCTTATCAGTGGATGGATTCTTGCCCATTTTACAAGTAAGGTTGTTGTATTGATCGTAATCAACCTTGTATTATTACTTGTAGGTATGGTTATGGATACTACTCCTGCCATTCTCATCCTTACACCAATCCTTCTTCCAATCGTAGAGGGCTTTGGAATGGATCCCATTCATTTTGGTGTCATGATGGTTGTAAACTTAGCGATTGGTTTTGTTACACCACCAATCGGTGTAAACCTTTTCGTAGCAAGCTCTCTTACCGATATTCCGGTTGTAGATATCGCAAAAAGAGCAATGCCACTCATTGGTTTCTTCTTAATCGCATTGTTACTTATCACCTTTATTCCACAGATCAGTCTGTGTTTGCTTTAGATTAGGAAAGGAGAATCAAAATGAAAGGAAAATTTACAAGCGTTATCCTTGCAGTTGTTCTTGTCGCTATTACTGCAGGAACCATATTCTTTGGATATTCTAAGGCAAGTGGTAAGATAACAAAGTCAGGTGCAGAAGAAGAACAGAGATACGCATGGCCACTTGCAACCTGTAGTACAGAAGATACGATCACACACATCTTCGCAACACAGTTTGCAAAAGAAGTAGAGAAATTAAGTGATGGCAAGATGAAGATTAATGTATATCCACAGAGTACATTAGGTGGTGACCGAGAACTTATGGAGAGTTGTAAAGATGGAGACATCCCATTCGTTGTACAGTCTCCGGCACCACAGGTAAGCTTCATGCCGCAGCTTTGTGTATTTGATACACCATGTTTATTTGAAAATATTGATGATGCCCGAAAAGCAATCGATAATCCAGATTTCCAGAAAGAAATTCAGAAAATTTATAAAGGCGCAGGCTATGATCTACTTGGAATCGCAGACCAGTGTTTTCGTGTAATGACCAGCGCCAAACCATTTACAGGAATCGAAAGCTTCAAAGGTCAGAAAATCCGTACAATGGAGAACGCATATCATCTTCAGTTCTGGAAACAGATGGGAGCAAACCCTACACCAATGAGCTTCTCCGAAGTATACATCGGACTCCAGCAGGGAACGATCGATGCACAGGAAAACGCTTACGAAATTATCGTAAGTGCGAAGCTTTACGAACAGCAGAAATACTTAATCAGCACGAATGCAGTACCGGATTATACAACATTGATTGTCAGTGACGAATTCTACCAGGGACTGACAAAAGAACAGCAGAAGATTATCGATCAGGCTGCAAAAACAGCACAGGAAAAAGCTCGTGAATCTGCCGATGACCGTCGCGTACAGCGTCAGAAGGTTCTTGAAGACGAAGGTATGCAGATTGTAGATGTAGACCAGAAAACCTGGAAACAAATGCAGGAAAAATGCCAGCCAGTATACGATGCGATTCGTAAACAGGCAGGAGATAAACTTGTAGACCTGTATATGGGAAAATAGTAATTTGCTGGGGAAACAGACGCCGCTTTAGTAGAAGATATTGAGTTGAATTGTAGTAGTCTTCTAAAGAAAAGAAGAATGGTTATAAGTTTGATTTTGTTCCGTTGCGCTAAGCATTCCATTCTGCCCAGAAAAACAGGAACTTGGGAAAAACGAGTCCCAAGTTCCTATGGTCAGAATTCCATAGCGCAAAGTCACAAAATGCAATACTTATAACCATTCTTTTTTCTTTACCATAGTTTCCTTACAATTCAGCAGGAAATTTTGTTTCAGCGGCTGTCTGTTTTTAATA
This Anaerobutyricum hallii DNA region includes the following protein-coding sequences:
- a CDS encoding TRAP transporter large permease translates to MSPLVVFILFFVCLLIAIPISVSLGLVAVLPGVFDPSFTASASYVIRSMFGGIDSFPLLAVPMFILSGIIMARGGISKRLFDLFSYFIGKRTAGLPCAAVITCLFYGAISGSGIATVAAVGSMTIPLLVELGYDKKFCTALVAVAGSLGVIIPPSIPFIMYGMASGASVSDIFLAGIVPGVLIGLLLMVYAVFYCKKHGEDKEKINAKIDDLHAQGLWKVFKSSFFAVLSPVIILGCIYSGVASPTEAAVISVFYSLIVSIFIYKSLPIKKVYDVFVEAVRTYAPILFILAASIAFSRVLTLMQVPQLISGWILAHFTSKVVVLIVINLVLLLVGMVMDTTPAILILTPILLPIVEGFGMDPIHFGVMMVVNLAIGFVTPPIGVNLFVASSLTDIPVVDIAKRAMPLIGFFLIALLLITFIPQISLCLL
- a CDS encoding TRAP transporter small permease, giving the protein MKVLKWLDNNLEQAILLMLLCGMTIVMGGQIIARYAFSASLSWSEEITRYMFIISGFISASYCIKNGLSVKIDQLVGMLPGKGVHYMRLVSYLIQLLFFAYLVPFAWKYVKAGMASGQLSPACGIPMYLIQSFTVISFVLCCIRLIQKFIQRVEIITGKREAEEK
- a CDS encoding MFS transporter, whose amino-acid sequence is MKAKKYIWSMICVYMAYLTHGMQALIFSQNQVNFATKWGFDMSNPESAAYAAGVAAVSTAIAWTGFGKFISVWIGGEISDRVGRKKLMIGGAILYIICFATMFVTNNATVAAIMGLLGGIATSGFWDASGYPAVQEAYPAAPGSALIMIKFFVALSSIFYPLICVQTAAAGNWKINIVIPLVLSCVVLVFACIARFVYDDEKAANAGAGSDKRADQAEIDAAKARQLVAPGKFTAFLTYFYAFLVMAVMYGAQQYTKAFGLAYCGLSEMQAASMTTMYQVGSIVAVAFWAVMMSKLKWHPLKVLIVDAVITAGSLLAVLLVHQVAIVYIAILILGFGCAGGALQTGLSVLQEFVPGPKGRNTGIYYTFMGAASYLMPVIVAKLTVISGESKAVYTLMTLMFILAVVQVVATLYLILRYKKVFGTTPLAKAE
- a CDS encoding TRAP transporter substrate-binding protein, producing the protein MKGKFTSVILAVVLVAITAGTIFFGYSKASGKITKSGAEEEQRYAWPLATCSTEDTITHIFATQFAKEVEKLSDGKMKINVYPQSTLGGDRELMESCKDGDIPFVVQSPAPQVSFMPQLCVFDTPCLFENIDDARKAIDNPDFQKEIQKIYKGAGYDLLGIADQCFRVMTSAKPFTGIESFKGQKIRTMENAYHLQFWKQMGANPTPMSFSEVYIGLQQGTIDAQENAYEIIVSAKLYEQQKYLISTNAVPDYTTLIVSDEFYQGLTKEQQKIIDQAAKTAQEKARESADDRRVQRQKVLEDEGMQIVDVDQKTWKQMQEKCQPVYDAIRKQAGDKLVDLYMGK